The Rhizobium sp. BT03 genome has a window encoding:
- a CDS encoding dihydroxyacetone kinase subunit DhaK, translating to MKHFFNRRENIVIEALDGLLLTSSKGRLARLDSFPDIKVILRGDWDKSKVAIISGGGAGHEPSHAGFVGRGMLTAAVSGEIFASPSVDAVLTAIRAVTGAKGALLIVKNYTGDRLNFGLAAEKARAEGFHVEMVIVADDIALPGINQARGIAGTLFVHKIAGYHAERDEDLKTVAAKAKSAAGDIVSLGMSLSSCSVPGQMHEDRLGANEGELGLGIHGEPGVERIALQPVTDIVATMSARLATLGDAGDHALLINNLGAVPPLEMAVVANAVLSSPLGRRVRLTIGPAPMMTALNMNGFSLSLIPLDTERKAALTADVEPRAWMPAVERHEIAIIPAPRTATAETAAGEHPGNRRLIAALCEHLISLEDELNRLDGRVGDGDTGSTVATGARSLLARLDTLPLDRPAATLAAIGDILGTSMGGSSGVLLSIFFTAAAKAMADKSEISAALLAGLDRMTFYGGAEVGDRTMVDALSPALHALASGGVAAAAKAAASGAESTKAMTKARAGRSSYIGARDLADVADPGAVAVAAAFAVVAGP from the coding sequence ATGAAACACTTCTTCAACCGCAGAGAAAATATCGTCATCGAAGCCTTGGACGGTCTGCTTCTGACAAGCAGCAAGGGCCGTCTTGCCCGCCTAGACAGCTTTCCCGATATCAAGGTGATCTTGCGCGGAGACTGGGACAAGTCGAAGGTGGCGATCATATCGGGCGGCGGCGCCGGCCACGAGCCCTCCCATGCGGGCTTTGTCGGCCGGGGCATGCTGACGGCGGCGGTCTCGGGAGAGATCTTCGCCTCGCCGAGCGTCGATGCGGTGCTGACGGCAATCCGGGCGGTGACCGGTGCGAAGGGCGCGCTGCTGATCGTCAAGAACTACACCGGCGACCGCCTGAATTTCGGCCTTGCCGCCGAAAAGGCCCGCGCCGAAGGCTTCCATGTCGAGATGGTCATCGTCGCCGACGATATCGCCCTGCCCGGCATCAACCAGGCGCGCGGCATCGCCGGCACGCTGTTCGTCCACAAGATCGCGGGCTACCACGCCGAACGAGATGAGGATCTGAAAACGGTCGCGGCCAAGGCTAAAAGTGCCGCCGGCGATATCGTCTCGCTCGGCATGTCGCTTTCCAGCTGCAGCGTGCCCGGCCAAATGCACGAGGACCGGCTTGGCGCCAACGAGGGCGAACTCGGCCTCGGCATCCATGGCGAACCGGGTGTCGAGCGCATCGCGCTGCAGCCGGTCACCGATATCGTCGCCACCATGTCCGCTCGCCTCGCAACGCTTGGCGATGCCGGCGATCATGCACTCCTCATCAACAATCTCGGCGCCGTGCCGCCGCTCGAAATGGCCGTCGTCGCCAATGCAGTACTCTCCTCGCCGCTCGGCCGCCGCGTCCGCCTGACCATCGGCCCGGCGCCCATGATGACCGCGCTCAACATGAATGGCTTTTCGCTGTCGCTGATCCCGCTCGACACCGAGCGTAAGGCCGCACTGACCGCCGATGTCGAACCGCGTGCCTGGATGCCGGCCGTCGAGCGCCATGAGATCGCGATCATTCCCGCGCCGAGGACGGCCACCGCCGAAACCGCAGCCGGCGAACACCCCGGCAACCGGCGCCTGATCGCGGCACTCTGCGAGCATCTGATCTCGCTGGAAGATGAGCTCAACCGGCTGGACGGCCGCGTCGGCGACGGCGATACCGGCTCGACCGTCGCAACGGGCGCCCGCAGCCTGCTCGCCCGCCTCGACACGCTGCCGCTCGACCGGCCGGCGGCCACCCTTGCCGCGATCGGCGATATCCTCGGCACCAGCATGGGTGGATCGAGCGGCGTGCTGCTGTCGATCTTCTTCACCGCGGCAGCCAAGGCAATGGCCGACAAATCAGAGATATCGGCAGCCCTTCTGGCCGGCCTCGACAGGATGACCTTTTACGGCGGAGCCGAAGTCGGCGACCGGACGATGGTCGATGCGCTCTCGCCGGCGCTGCATGCGCTCGCCTCCGGCGGCGTCGCAGCGGCCGCAAAGGCGGCGGCATCAGGCGCGGAATCGACGAAGGCAATGACCAAGGCGAGAGCCGGACGTTCGTCCTATATCGGCGCAAGGGATCTGGCTGATGTGGCCGATCCCGGCGCTGTCGCGGTTGCCGCAGCCTTCGCCGTGGTGGCAGGTCCTTAG
- a CDS encoding MFS transporter, with the protein MTTAETSENGQEAASGRQAKIVALVVAVSFFMQILDGTIVATSLPQMAASFNVQPVSMSIGITVYMLTMAAFIPLSGWLGDRFGARRIFLISIAVFTAASLFCGLSGSLTEFVLWRAVQGAGSALMTPVGRIIVLKNARKSELVQAIALITWPALTAPVVGPVLGGFITTYASWHWNFLINIPIGILGMGLVLRFVPEQRETDPGRLDLAGFVLSAAGLTFLLAALELSVKWDGGLLPVTLMLAAGIVLSVLATRHFLAVDNPLLDLSAFRVQTFSMSTLSAGTACRVAINATPFLLPLLFQLGFGLSSIAAGTYLLVYFLGNLGMKTVTTPLLRFFGFRTVLVLNGLIAALSIAACGFLSPDTPQLVIHALLFLAGLSRSMEFTALNTLAFADIGPAQRSSASTLSSMLQQVSMLLGVAVAAAVLNIASALRGADNPALADFRWAFVVVGAIGVISSLRFLQLPAEAGAEVSGHRKFQKN; encoded by the coding sequence ATGACAACGGCAGAGACGAGCGAGAATGGGCAAGAGGCGGCAAGCGGCCGCCAGGCGAAAATCGTGGCGCTGGTCGTTGCCGTTTCCTTCTTCATGCAGATCCTCGACGGCACGATCGTCGCCACCTCGCTGCCGCAGATGGCGGCGAGCTTTAACGTTCAGCCGGTGTCGATGAGCATCGGCATCACTGTCTACATGCTGACGATGGCTGCTTTCATTCCGTTGTCGGGCTGGCTCGGTGACAGGTTCGGTGCGCGCCGTATCTTCCTGATATCGATCGCCGTCTTTACTGCCGCCTCGCTGTTCTGCGGGCTGTCCGGCAGCCTGACGGAATTCGTGCTTTGGCGCGCCGTCCAAGGTGCTGGCAGCGCGCTGATGACGCCGGTCGGGCGCATCATCGTGCTGAAGAACGCCCGCAAATCCGAGCTCGTCCAGGCGATCGCGCTGATCACCTGGCCGGCGCTGACCGCACCCGTGGTCGGCCCGGTGCTCGGCGGCTTCATCACCACCTATGCCAGCTGGCACTGGAACTTCCTCATCAACATTCCAATCGGCATTCTCGGCATGGGCCTGGTGCTGCGCTTCGTGCCGGAGCAGCGGGAAACCGATCCCGGCCGGCTCGATCTCGCCGGCTTCGTTCTGAGTGCTGCAGGCCTGACCTTCCTGCTCGCCGCCCTGGAGCTTTCGGTCAAATGGGACGGCGGGCTTTTGCCCGTCACGCTGATGCTTGCAGCCGGCATCGTGCTGTCTGTGTTGGCGACCCGGCATTTCCTCGCCGTCGACAATCCACTGCTCGACCTGTCGGCCTTCCGCGTCCAGACCTTCTCGATGTCGACGCTGTCGGCGGGCACGGCCTGCCGGGTGGCGATCAATGCGACGCCGTTCCTGTTGCCGCTGCTGTTCCAGCTCGGCTTCGGGCTGAGCTCGATTGCCGCCGGCACCTATCTGCTCGTCTATTTCCTCGGCAATCTCGGCATGAAGACGGTGACGACGCCGCTCCTGCGCTTCTTCGGCTTCCGCACGGTGCTGGTGCTCAATGGGCTGATCGCCGCGCTTTCGATCGCCGCCTGCGGTTTCCTGTCGCCGGATACGCCGCAGCTTGTCATCCATGCGCTGCTTTTCCTTGCCGGCCTGTCGCGATCGATGGAGTTCACCGCGCTGAACACGCTTGCCTTCGCCGATATCGGCCCGGCGCAGCGAAGCTCGGCCTCGACGCTGTCGAGCATGCTGCAGCAGGTGTCGATGCTGCTCGGCGTCGCGGTGGCCGCGGCCGTGCTCAATATCGCCTCGGCTCTCAGGGGCGCCGACAATCCCGCGCTTGCCGATTTCCGCTGGGCTTTCGTCGTGGTCGGCGCGATCGGCGTCATCTCGTCGCTGCGCTTCCTGCAATTGCCGGCGGAGGCGGGGGCCGAAGTATCCGGCCATCGGAAATTCCAGAAAAATTAA
- a CDS encoding sensor histidine kinase, whose amino-acid sequence MSNSSGDADALIHILYIDDDEGLALLMQKNLARRGFSVEWAENGAAGLARLGEGGFDAVVLDHVLADETGLDILPCIMALPDHPPVIYATGSDDTSIAVAALKAGADDYMLKRISADYFDLLAAALEQALERARFRRETAQAQEVIRQQRDLAEMLLAEVNHRIANSLGLVGALIRMQSSMTKDQVAIDALHETQMRINAIASVHRRLYTNRRVGSVQVDEYLDGLLTELEASMRDDKRPHRIVLTAEPVNLATDKVITLGLIVSELVTNAFKYAYPDSVPGEIRVFVDQTDEALRVVVEDDGAGFDPESPARGTGLGTRILTAMAASLKSDFAYDPGHDGTKATLVFSLSEGK is encoded by the coding sequence ATGAGCAATTCTAGTGGCGATGCGGATGCCCTGATCCACATCCTCTATATCGATGACGACGAGGGGCTCGCCCTCTTGATGCAGAAGAACCTGGCCCGGCGGGGCTTTTCGGTCGAATGGGCCGAGAACGGTGCCGCCGGCCTTGCCAGGCTCGGCGAAGGTGGCTTTGACGCCGTGGTGCTCGATCATGTCCTGGCTGATGAGACCGGCCTCGACATTCTGCCCTGCATCATGGCGCTGCCGGATCATCCGCCGGTTATCTATGCGACGGGCTCTGATGATACGAGCATCGCGGTTGCGGCGCTCAAGGCCGGCGCCGACGACTACATGCTCAAGCGAATCTCGGCCGATTATTTCGACCTGCTCGCCGCCGCGCTCGAACAGGCGCTGGAGCGGGCGCGTTTTCGCCGCGAGACGGCGCAGGCGCAGGAGGTGATCCGCCAGCAGCGCGACCTTGCCGAAATGCTGCTTGCCGAGGTCAATCACCGCATCGCCAACAGCCTCGGCCTCGTCGGCGCGCTGATCCGCATGCAATCCTCGATGACCAAGGACCAGGTGGCGATCGATGCGCTGCACGAAACGCAGATGCGCATCAACGCCATCGCCAGCGTGCACCGCCGGCTCTATACCAACCGGCGGGTCGGCTCGGTGCAGGTCGACGAATATCTGGACGGCCTGCTCACCGAACTCGAAGCCTCGATGCGCGACGACAAGCGGCCGCACCGCATCGTGCTGACCGCCGAGCCGGTCAATCTGGCGACCGACAAGGTGATCACACTCGGGCTGATCGTCAGCGAACTCGTCACCAATGCCTTCAAATATGCCTATCCGGACAGCGTGCCGGGCGAGATCCGCGTCTTTGTCGATCAGACGGACGAAGCGTTGAGGGTTGTCGTCGAGGATGACGGGGCGGGGTTCGATCCGGAGAGCCCGGCGAGGGGAACCGGGCTCGGCACACGGATATTGACCGCCATGGCCGCGAGCTTGAAATCGGATTTCGCTTATGATCCCGGACATGATGGGACGAAGGCGACGCTGGTGTTTTCGTTGAGCGAGGGGAAGTAG
- a CDS encoding DUF924 family protein produces MTTIRTPREVYDFWFVRCGRELWFRPPAELDVEIREGFHETHLALAAGIGDEWRADAESRLAAIIVLDQFSRNIYRGTPLAFATDGLALREAKLALAAGADQAVETACRTFFYLPFEHAENLGEQERSVALFAALGDAEYLDYAIRHRDVIAAYGRFPHRNAMLGRESTAGERDYLSKPGAGF; encoded by the coding sequence ATGACGACGATTCGTACGCCGCGGGAAGTTTACGATTTCTGGTTTGTCCGATGCGGCCGGGAGCTGTGGTTCCGGCCGCCGGCGGAACTCGACGTCGAGATCCGCGAGGGTTTTCACGAGACGCATCTTGCCCTTGCCGCAGGCATCGGTGACGAATGGCGGGCGGATGCCGAAAGCCGGCTTGCTGCCATCATCGTGCTCGACCAGTTTTCCCGCAATATTTATCGCGGCACGCCGCTTGCGTTCGCGACCGATGGGCTGGCGCTTCGAGAGGCCAAGCTCGCGCTTGCCGCCGGCGCCGACCAGGCGGTCGAGACCGCCTGCCGCACCTTCTTCTATCTGCCGTTCGAACATGCCGAAAACCTTGGCGAGCAGGAACGCTCGGTTGCATTGTTCGCCGCCCTCGGCGACGCCGAATATCTGGATTATGCGATCCGCCATCGCGACGTGATCGCCGCCTATGGCCGCTTTCCGCACCGCAACGCCATGCTCGGACGGGAGTCGACGGCTGGGGAGCGCGATTATCTCTCCAAGCCCGGCGCCGGCTTCTGA
- a CDS encoding mechanosensitive ion channel family protein, producing the protein MRLRSILLRTILLVTLAFAGAHFEGDAAFAQEAQTQAAAAAPVDTPFDQAAKEIEKAKTQFVALQDSVKGNADNDDALVGLATKADELSRAVITISVNLRPRFDQIKNRLAEIGDPPKDGQPPEAEIVTQERNALAAERAQINAVTGDAENLSIAVTKLVNEIIEMRRRLFADTLFRRTEISVSVLDDAAGAFVHETGEFSQALSSWTSFVWKFKRFPLFAAIFLSLASALILLSGSYRLFGAYLRRDEAIENPSYIGRLSIAFWSTLIRTLALAVLLVTSFFFLNSFNVLRPDIAPVIGALFGTIGLVYFVGRFVNAIFAPHEPRWRLVRLSNLGARSIGYCLLAMAIINGLDYFFGSIGEAMGSPLVLTVVRSLIAALIIGMILIVASFGKPMLAKNGDPDAPGRHWPRGMAIILRVVGAGLIVTALAGYVGLARFVATQLIITGAVVATMYVGLLSGKAISRQESFGDTFFARFLTRRFNLGPVAIDQAGLLVGLAIYAVALVVGVPLILLLWGFHVQDLQLIAYRLFTEVKLGGISISLLGICTGILLFAGVYLLSRWLQRWLDSNVMARSHVDLGVRNSVKTGIGYLGVGMAAIIGVSSAGIDLSSLALVASALSVGIGFGLQNIVSNFVSGLILLVERPFKVGDHVVSGTAEGIVKRISVRATEIETFRKQSIIVPNSELINGLVGNWTHRNKIGRSEIPVSVSYDADPQQVMDILLELTAKIPLVMRNPEPHVEFLRFGPYSLDFELRFFLADMGDGMTVRNNLRIEILRRFKAEGIEIPLPQSDLTIHRDAPPVLANAAKERTDGQDDPKNKPIEDEERPVRQLRGRTADGLKS; encoded by the coding sequence TTGCGGCTGAGGTCCATCCTGCTTCGCACCATTCTTCTCGTGACGCTGGCGTTTGCCGGCGCGCATTTCGAGGGTGACGCGGCCTTCGCGCAGGAAGCGCAGACGCAGGCAGCCGCGGCGGCGCCCGTGGATACGCCATTCGACCAGGCGGCGAAGGAGATCGAGAAGGCGAAGACCCAGTTTGTCGCCCTTCAGGACAGCGTCAAAGGGAATGCGGACAATGACGATGCCCTGGTCGGGCTTGCGACCAAGGCCGACGAACTCAGCCGCGCCGTCATCACCATATCGGTCAATCTCAGGCCGCGTTTCGACCAGATCAAGAACCGGCTTGCCGAGATCGGCGATCCGCCGAAGGATGGCCAGCCTCCCGAAGCCGAGATCGTCACCCAGGAGCGCAACGCGCTCGCCGCCGAGCGGGCGCAGATCAATGCGGTGACGGGCGACGCCGAAAATCTGTCGATCGCGGTGACGAAGCTCGTCAACGAGATCATCGAGATGCGGCGGCGGCTTTTTGCCGACACGCTTTTCAGACGCACCGAGATCTCCGTCTCGGTGCTTGACGATGCCGCCGGCGCTTTCGTGCACGAGACCGGCGAATTCTCGCAGGCTTTGTCGAGCTGGACCTCTTTCGTCTGGAAGTTCAAGCGTTTCCCGCTGTTTGCCGCGATCTTCCTGTCGCTCGCTTCGGCGCTCATTCTGCTCTCCGGCAGCTACCGGCTGTTCGGCGCCTATCTGCGCCGCGACGAGGCGATCGAGAACCCGTCCTATATCGGCCGGCTGTCGATCGCCTTCTGGTCGACGCTGATCCGCACGCTGGCGCTTGCGGTCCTGCTCGTCACGTCGTTCTTCTTCCTCAACAGTTTCAATGTGCTGCGGCCCGACATCGCGCCCGTCATCGGTGCGTTGTTCGGGACGATCGGGCTCGTCTATTTCGTCGGCCGCTTCGTCAACGCCATCTTCGCGCCGCACGAACCGCGCTGGCGGCTGGTGCGCCTTTCCAATCTCGGCGCACGCTCGATCGGCTACTGCCTGCTGGCGATGGCTATCATCAACGGGCTCGATTATTTCTTCGGCTCCATCGGTGAAGCGATGGGCTCGCCGCTGGTGCTGACGGTTGTGAGAAGCCTGATCGCCGCACTGATCATCGGCATGATCCTGATCGTGGCCTCCTTCGGCAAGCCGATGCTGGCGAAGAACGGCGATCCCGATGCTCCGGGCAGGCATTGGCCGCGCGGCATGGCGATCATCCTGCGCGTCGTCGGCGCCGGCCTGATCGTCACGGCGCTTGCGGGTTACGTCGGACTGGCGCGCTTCGTCGCCACCCAGCTCATCATTACCGGCGCTGTCGTCGCCACCATGTATGTCGGCCTGCTTTCAGGCAAGGCGATATCGCGGCAGGAAAGCTTCGGCGATACCTTCTTCGCGCGCTTCCTGACCCGCCGCTTCAATCTCGGGCCGGTGGCGATCGACCAGGCCGGCCTGCTCGTCGGCCTTGCCATCTATGCGGTGGCGCTCGTCGTCGGCGTGCCGCTGATCCTGCTGCTCTGGGGCTTCCATGTGCAGGACCTGCAGCTCATCGCCTACCGGCTGTTCACCGAGGTCAAGCTCGGCGGCATCAGCATCTCGCTGCTCGGCATCTGCACCGGCATCCTGCTTTTTGCCGGCGTCTATCTCCTGTCGCGCTGGCTGCAGCGCTGGCTCGACAGCAATGTGATGGCGCGCAGCCATGTCGATCTCGGCGTGCGCAATTCGGTCAAGACGGGCATCGGCTATCTCGGCGTCGGCATGGCGGCGATCATCGGCGTTTCATCGGCCGGCATCGATCTGTCCAGCCTGGCGCTCGTCGCCTCCGCGCTTTCGGTCGGCATCGGTTTCGGCTTGCAGAACATCGTCTCCAACTTCGTCTCCGGCCTGATCCTGCTCGTCGAGCGGCCGTTCAAGGTCGGCGACCATGTCGTATCGGGCACGGCCGAAGGCATCGTCAAACGCATCTCGGTGCGCGCCACCGAGATCGAGACCTTCCGCAAGCAGTCGATCATCGTGCCGAATTCGGAGCTGATCAACGGCCTGGTCGGCAACTGGACGCACCGCAACAAGATCGGCCGCTCGGAAATCCCGGTTTCGGTCAGCTACGATGCCGATCCGCAGCAGGTGATGGATATTCTGCTCGAGCTGACGGCCAAGATACCGCTCGTCATGCGCAATCCCGAACCGCATGTGGAGTTCCTGCGCTTCGGCCCCTATTCGCTTGATTTCGAGCTGCGCTTCTTCCTCGCCGACATGGGCGACGGCATGACGGTGCGCAACAATCTGAGGATCGAGATCCTCCGGCGCTTCAAGGCCGAGGGCATCGAGATCCCGCTGCCGCAGAGCGACCTCACCATCCATCGCGATGCCCCGCCGGTCCTTGCCAATGCCGCCAAAGAGCGGACGGACGGTCAGGACGATCCAAAGAACAAGCCCATCGAGGACGAGGAGCGGCCGGTGCGGCAGCTGCGTGGGCGGACGGCGGATGGCCTGAAGAGCTGA
- the arsC gene encoding arsenate reductase (glutaredoxin) (This arsenate reductase requires both glutathione and glutaredoxin to convert arsenate to arsenite, after which the efflux transporter formed by ArsA and ArsB can extrude the arsenite from the cell, providing resistance.) — MNVTIYHNPACGTSRNTLAMIRNAGIEPTVVDYLETPPSRQELARMIADAGLTVRQAIREKDTPYADLGLHNPDLSDDQLLNAMLTHPILINRPFVVTPLGTRLSRPSELVLEILPEPHKGAFTKEDGEKVLDAEGKRIV, encoded by the coding sequence ATGAACGTCACCATCTACCACAACCCGGCATGCGGCACCTCCCGCAATACGCTGGCGATGATCCGCAATGCAGGTATCGAACCCACCGTCGTCGATTATCTGGAAACCCCGCCGTCGCGTCAGGAACTGGCCCGGATGATTGCCGATGCCGGCCTCACCGTACGCCAGGCCATTCGCGAGAAGGATACGCCCTACGCCGACCTCGGCCTCCACAATCCCGATCTCAGCGACGACCAGCTTCTCAACGCTATGCTCACGCATCCGATCCTGATCAACCGCCCCTTCGTCGTCACACCGCTCGGCACCCGTCTGTCCCGGCCCTCCGAGCTGGTTCTGGAAATCCTGCCGGAGCCCCACAAGGGCGCCTTCACCAAGGAAGACGGCGAGAAAGTGCTCGATGCTGAGGGCAAGCGGATCGTCTGA
- the arsB gene encoding ACR3 family arsenite efflux transporter: MSSFERYLTVWVFLCIAVGVTLGHLMPGVFYLIGSIEIAQVNIPVAALIWLMIIPMLIKIDFAALGQVGRHWRGIGVTLIINWTVKPFSMALLGWLFIGYLFRSMLPADQIDSYIAGLIILAAAPCTAMVFVWSNLTKGEPHFTLSQVALNDAIMVVAFAPIVGLLLGLSAIAVPWDTLMISVVLYIVLPVAAAQLLRRSVLAGGSVAALHRLLNILQPLSLLALLATLVLLFGFQGEQIIAQPAVIGLLAVPILIQVYFNSGLAYLLNRVTGEEHSVAGPSALIGASNFFELAVAAAISLFGFNSGAALATVVGVLIEVPVMLSVVWIVNRSKGWYERGAAVRSVSTSKITSTTKA; this comes from the coding sequence ATGTCCAGTTTTGAACGTTATCTCACCGTGTGGGTGTTTCTCTGCATTGCGGTCGGCGTCACTCTTGGGCATTTGATGCCCGGCGTATTCTATCTCATTGGATCGATCGAGATTGCGCAGGTCAATATTCCGGTGGCGGCACTGATTTGGCTGATGATCATTCCAATGCTGATCAAGATCGACTTCGCGGCGCTGGGCCAGGTCGGCCGCCATTGGCGCGGAATTGGCGTGACCCTCATCATCAACTGGACTGTGAAGCCCTTTTCAATGGCGCTACTCGGTTGGCTGTTCATCGGTTACCTTTTCCGGTCGATGCTGCCCGCGGACCAGATCGACAGCTACATCGCAGGCCTGATTATCCTCGCAGCTGCACCCTGCACCGCCATGGTGTTCGTCTGGTCGAACCTTACCAAGGGCGAGCCGCATTTCACGCTGTCTCAGGTGGCGCTCAACGACGCCATCATGGTCGTCGCCTTCGCCCCGATAGTCGGACTGCTGCTCGGTCTTTCGGCGATTGCCGTACCTTGGGACACGCTGATGATTTCCGTGGTGCTCTATATCGTTTTACCGGTCGCCGCCGCACAGCTTCTGCGCCGAAGTGTCCTCGCGGGTGGCTCGGTCGCTGCCCTCCACCGCCTCCTGAATATTCTCCAGCCGCTTTCGCTTTTGGCGCTGCTGGCAACTCTGGTGCTGCTGTTCGGCTTCCAGGGTGAACAGATCATCGCGCAGCCCGCAGTGATCGGGCTGCTGGCCGTTCCGATCCTGATCCAAGTCTACTTCAATTCCGGACTCGCCTATCTGCTGAACCGAGTGACCGGCGAGGAACATAGCGTTGCCGGACCGTCAGCGCTGATTGGCGCATCGAATTTCTTCGAACTCGCCGTCGCGGCGGCCATCAGCCTGTTCGGCTTCAACTCGGGTGCAGCCCTGGCCACCGTCGTCGGTGTGCTCATTGAAGTGCCCGTGATGTTGTCAGTGGTCTGGATCGTCAACCGCAGCAAAGGTTGGTACGAGCGCGGCGCAGCCGTGCGCTCGGTGTCCACTTCGAAAATCACATCAACAACGAAAGCCTGA
- the arsN2 gene encoding arsenic resistance N-acetyltransferase ArsN2, with translation MEGKFQMTANRIDTLLALLPIAGHEGELRSALESADLPTDDIDETGRTFFRIAQGDNTVGYCGYELYGDSVLLRSVVITPANRRKGLGGRATDLLFRRAHAEGARTAYLLTTNAAPFFETLGFTPIDRAGAPIAFLQTRQAISLCPASAVLLAKTLEG, from the coding sequence ATGGAGGGGAAATTCCAAATGACCGCGAACCGGATCGACACCTTGCTGGCGCTCCTGCCGATTGCGGGACATGAAGGCGAGCTACGCAGCGCACTCGAAAGCGCCGACCTCCCGACTGATGATATCGACGAAACGGGTCGGACTTTTTTCCGGATTGCACAGGGCGACAATACCGTGGGTTATTGTGGATATGAATTGTATGGAGACAGTGTGCTTTTGCGATCCGTGGTCATCACGCCGGCCAATCGTCGCAAAGGCCTGGGCGGCCGCGCTACCGATCTCCTATTCAGACGCGCCCACGCGGAGGGCGCTCGCACTGCCTACCTGCTGACCACCAACGCTGCTCCGTTCTTTGAAACGCTCGGCTTCACGCCGATCGACCGCGCGGGAGCACCCATCGCGTTCCTGCAAACCCGCCAAGCAATTAGCCTGTGCCCTGCCTCAGCAGTATTGCTCGCCAAAACGCTGGAGGGATAA
- a CDS encoding DUF6428 family protein, giving the protein MNAIDNGKIQENDISLGTLLDVLAGQKDAQLIFYYDGEPVKSGYNITEVKAGQFAGLDCGANPEAWTEIFIQLWDIEEGDRKHMPAGKFCAIVRKVTEHVRLDSSAKLTFEVSNGVRPMQLYCAAMPVLRAGAIHVALSPRPASCKPRDRWLAEENRKATACCSPSAAGSACCA; this is encoded by the coding sequence ATGAACGCAATCGACAACGGAAAAATCCAAGAGAACGATATCAGCCTTGGCACACTGCTCGATGTGCTCGCCGGCCAAAAGGACGCGCAGCTGATTTTCTACTACGATGGGGAGCCGGTGAAATCAGGCTACAATATCACCGAGGTCAAGGCGGGCCAATTCGCGGGTCTCGATTGCGGCGCCAATCCCGAGGCTTGGACGGAGATCTTCATCCAGCTCTGGGATATCGAGGAAGGCGACCGCAAGCACATGCCGGCCGGCAAGTTCTGCGCGATCGTCCGCAAAGTGACGGAGCATGTGCGGCTCGACTCTTCGGCCAAGCTCACCTTCGAAGTCAGCAACGGCGTACGGCCGATGCAGCTCTATTGCGCGGCGATGCCGGTTCTCCGCGCCGGCGCCATACATGTGGCGCTTTCACCCCGACCGGCAAGCTGCAAGCCGCGTGACCGGTGGCTTGCCGAAGAAAATAGGAAGGCTACGGCCTGCTGCAGCCCATCAGCGGCTGGGAGCGCCTGCTGCGCCTAA